A segment of the Candidatus Aminicenantes bacterium genome:
GGGAGGGAAAGGTTCATGAGCTCTGATCGGGAACAGCAAGTCCTCGCGGCCCTCGCCGCGCTCGGCCTGGCCTACGCCAAGCGCGATCACCCGCCCGCGGCCACGGTCGAGGAGGCCGTCGGATATTGGCAAGGCATCCCCGGCGCCCATTGCAAGAATCTTTTCCTGCGCAATAAAAAGGGGAATCATCACTACCTGGTCATTGCCGAGCACCGGCGGCCGATCGACCTCAAGGCCCTGGCCAAGATTCTCCCGGACGACCGCCTCAGCTTCGCCTCCGACGAGCGGCTGGCCCGCCACCTCGGAGTGACCCCGGGGGCGGTCTCGCCCTTCGGCTTGATCAACGACGAGGCCCGGGCGGTGGTCGTCATCGTCGACGAGGGCCTCCGCGAGGCCGCATTCGTAAGCTTCCACCCCAACGTCAACACCTCCACGGTGACGATTTCTTGGGCGGCCTTCCAGGCCTTTCTGGCCTGGCGGGGGAACCCGGTCCGCACCGTCCGCTTCTGACCCGGCCGACCTGGAAATTCCGGCTTAAAGAGGCTATCATGGGGCTCCCGCAAGGAGTCCTGCGATGATCATTATCGACCTGCTCAAGAAGCTCGTGGAGATGAAGGGTTCGGATCTCCATCTTCTGGCCGGCCTCCCTCCCGCCGTCCGCGTTTACGGCGAGCTCGTCGCGCTGGCGGATTATGAACGATTCACGCCGGACGGCTTGCAGGGTCTCCTTTACAGCATTCTGACGGATGAGCAGCGGGAGACCTTCGAGCATGACAAGGACACCCGCTACGAGCTCGATTTCGCCTACGGCGTCTCGGGCCTGGGCCGTTTCCGCGTCAACATCCACAAACAGCGGGGGACGACGGCGGCGACGTTCCGCGCCCTGGCCGCCCAGATTCCCCTCCTGGCCGATCTCGGCCTGCCCGACTCCGTACGGGCCTTCACCACGGCCAAGCGGGGCCTTGTGCTCGTGACCGGCCCGACCGGCAGCGGCAAGTCGACCACCCTGGCGGCTCTGATCGACTCCATCAACACGAACCGCACCGACCACATCGTGACCATCGAGGACCCTATCGAATATCTCCACAAATCGAAGAAGGCGTACGTCACCCAGCGCGAAGTCGGCCCGGCCGGCGACACGCTGTCCTTCAAGAACGCCCTGCGGGCGGCCTTGCGCCAGGACCCCGACGTCATCCTGATCGGCGAGATGCGGGATTTCGAGACCATCGGCATCGCCATCACTTCGGCCGAGACCGGGCACCTCGTCTTCGGGACCCTGCACACCTCGAGCGCGGCCCAGACGATCGACCGCATCGTGGACGTCTTCCCGTCGGAGCAACAGCCCCAGGTCCGGGTCCAGTTGGCCTCCAACCTCCTGGGAGTCATCTCGCAGGTGCTCTTGCCGCGGGTGGATGAGCCCGGGCGCTGCATGGCCTGCGAGGTGATGATGTGCAACTTCGCCATCCGCAACAACATCCGGATGGGCAAGACCGAGGCCATGATCCAGACCCTGCAGACGGGCCTGGCCGACGGCATGCAGACCATGGATCAGTCGCTCCTTAAGCTCTGTAAGGAGGGCAAGATCGACTATGAGATCGCCAAGCCCTTCATCTACGATAAATCCACCCACGAAACGCTCAAGATGTTCAGCCGCCGCCCGGCCCCGCGTCCCGCGGAGCCCGGCGCCGCTCCCCGCCCGTCCCCCGGCCAACCGCCGTGGGAACGGAAATCCTGATCTTTCCGGAGGCTCCATGACTTGTCGAGAGGCCCTGCGCCGCACCCGCGCTCTGTCCATGCCCCCTCATCCGCTCCCCGTCGAGGAGACGGCCGCCCGCGAGCTCCAAGCGCTCGCCGAAGGGGCCGTCCTGCGGTCCGAGCCGGCCCGCAGGGGCCGCCCCGTACGTCCCGAAGAGCGGGACACACGTGCCGTACGCCTCGAAAGCCAAGGCACACGGTACAGCACAGCCTGGGACGGCAAAGCCCGCCCCGCCCGCGGCGTCTTCCATGTGGCCGTGGCCGACGCGGCCTGGCGCCGCCGGATGGCCGCTGAGAAGGTCGTCCCGCCGAAAGGCCGGGAATGGTTCTGTTTGACCCTCGAAGCGGACGGCGCGGGCGCTCTCATCGCCTCCTCGCCGGCTTTCCTTGTCACGGGCGCCCTGCACCTTGTCGAGGACTTGGCGGGGGAGGATATCTCGCGCGTCCGTTGCCGCCTTGTGCCGATCACGTTCGGTATCGAGAAATCCACTTTCGATATCGTCCTGACCCAATACGGCCGGATCATCCGGCCCTTCGACCGCGATCGGTACATGCGCGAATATGCCCGGCTGGGATTCTCCCAGGTCGAGGTCAACGGCCTGGCCACGCCGCATCCCTGGGAGCAGGGGCCGCCCGACGAGTTCTACCCGGATTTCTACACCTACTGCCCGGCCTTGGATCAGTTCACCTCGAGCCGCCTGAACCGCGGCTTCTATCCCCAAGAGTATCTCGACGCCAACCTGGCCCGGCTGAAGGAGAACGTCAAGCGGGCGGTGAAATACGGATTGACGCCCGGCCTGCTCTGCTTCGAGCCCCGCTCGATGCCCGAGGAATTCTTCCGAAAATACCCGACTCTGCGCGGGCCGCGGGTCGACCACCCGTTCCGCAGCTTCAAGCCGCGCTTTGCCCTGACCCTGGCTCACCCCGCCGCTCGGGCCCACTATGCCGAGCTGATCACGAATCTCCTGCGGGAGGCGCCCGAGCTGGCCTTCATGGCCGTCTGGTCCAACGACAGCGGCTCCGGGTTCGAGCATACCAAATCCCTCTATGTCGGCCGCAACGGCGGGCCCTACCTGGTCCGGGAATGGAAGGACGACGAAGAGATCGCCCGGCTGGCGGCCGAGAATGTGGCCCGGTACTACTGCGTCCTGCGCGACGCGGCTGCCGCGGTCCATCCCGGCTTCCGGATCATCACCCGGCTCGAATCGTTCTACGGCGAACGCAAGCACCTCTGGCCGCTGCTTCGCGACGGCATCGACGTCGAGGTCAACTCGCTTCAGACGACCGGTTGGGAGAACAACTACGCCCATCCCGTGCACAAGGACATTCAAGTCCTGGGGTCTCTCTACCACAACACCCTTTCGGCCAAGGAAGGCGAGACGGCGGCTGAGCTGGGGCGGCGCGGCAGCCGGGCCTATTTCTATCATTATTTCGCCGCCTTCGGGAACTTCGAGCCCTTGCTGGGAATCCCGTTCCCGTGGCTGACCCACGAAAAGCTACAGGCCGCGGCCGAGCGCAAAGCCCCGGGGCTGGCCCAAATGGGCGGCCTTCATCCTCCCGACAAGGCTCCGTATGCCGTCAACCAGGATGTTTTCCGGGCCTTCCAGCTCGACCCCAAGCAAGGGATCGACGCGGCCGTCCGCGGCATCGCCGAGCGCTACGCGGGAGCGAAGCGGGCCGGTCGGCTGGTGCGCGGCTGGAAGCTCGTGGATACGGCCGTCCGTATGGCCGTCCCCCTGCCCCTCTATGCCGGGTTCGGGACGGTTTGGAACCGCCTTCTGGTCCGGCCGTTCGTTCCGGACATGGAGGCCATCCCGGAGCTGGAGCGGGCCTATTACGAAAAAATCATGGTCAGCTCGATCCACAACCCCAATAAGGTCGACCTGGCCAAGGACGTCCTCTTCGAGCTGGTGCCGACGCCCTACGCCGTCAAGGCCGTCAAACGGATGGACCGCGGGGTCTGGAAGCCGCTGGATCAGGCGATCGCGGTCTTTATGGCGGCGCTGTCCGCCGCCCGGGCCGACGGCGACGCCAAGGGGACGACGGTGTTTCGCGATCAATGGGTTCGGGCTCGGGCTTTACGGGCTTGGTTCGAAACCCAGAGAAACGCCGCCGCTTGGATCGCCTGCGTCCACGGTTGGACAGAAACACGGAGTTTGGCCCGCCGGAAAGTCCTGCGGGCCCGGTTGGACGAGGCCATCGGGCGCGAGATTCGGAACGCCGAGGCGATGATCGCGCTCTGGGCCGAGGCGGGGGTCGAATGGATGATGGTGGCCGAGGTCGGGGAGACGCCGTTCATCCACGGCGAGAATTTCCCCGATCTGCTGGCGAAAAAGATCGCCCTCATGCGCCGGCACCGGCGCGACGAGCCGCGGATCGATCCCGACTACATGTTCCGGCTTCCGGACGGTCCGAACTTCAAGGCGTCTTGACGACGTCCCGCCAATAGCGGAGCTTGCCCCGTTCGGGCGAATCCGGGCTGCCGTCATAGGCGAGGCCCGAGTTCCAGGGCTTGTTCTCGATCAGCAGCTTCCCTTTGTAGAGGGCCTTGGTCAGGTTGACAATCGTGTAAGCCAGTCCGGGCCCGTCTTGGGCGGCGAAGAGGAAATCGCCGTTCGTCTCGAAATCCCCGAAGGCGACCTTTCCGGCTTCGTAAAGGTAGCGGGGCCGCTTGTTGTCGCGGGCGATATCCCGCCGCAGATCGGCCTTGGCGCCCACGACGAAACGGCGGCCGCCCGCCGTGATCTCCACGGCCAGCCCGGCCCGGGCGGACGAGCCGGGCAGCAGCTTGACGCTGGCCGCCAAGGGGGCCGGATCCGCTCCGGCCGGGTGGGGGATGAGGACGGTTACGAACCCGGTCGATTCGCCCAGCTCGAAGTGCTGGGACCGAGTCTGGTGGATGGTCATCTCGTCCTGGTAATGCCGCTTCTGAGGCTCTACGCCCTCGAGCCGGAATCCCGTGTCGGGCAAGACGATGAGCAGGCGCTTGTCCTGCGGCAGGGGAACCGTGATGTTTCCGGCCGTGTTGGCGATGCCGTCGTAGCCGGTGTCGAACCAGCCGGGGCCCTGGGCATGGATCTTGCGGGTATGCCAGAGGTCGGCTAAAGTGAACCACTCCTCGCGCAGGGATTTGAAGAAATCGAAGACGACGTAAAACCCGCCCTCCTTGACGTAAGCGATGACCCGATCGGCCTGATAGCCCCAGTTGTCGTCGATCGTCCGGGCCCGGCCATAGCCGATATCCGGCAGATCCAGGAAATCCACCTTCTGGGTCCGGACCTTGCGGTAGGAACCGGCGTCGTGCAGGAAATCGAGCACCTTCTGGCCGGGGATGGCGGCGAATCCGGGAGAGCTGTAGCGCGATTCGCCGTCCTTCTGGCCCATGAAGATCTTCTCCGGCCGGACGACCAGCCGGTTGTGGAAATAGTCCTGGCGGAACTGGCCGTAGGGGCCGCTGGGCATATAGTCGCGGTAGCCCGCGTCATGCAGCAGGACCGACCCGCCGTCCATCAGCAGGGCGATGGAGTTCTCGTCCGCGTGGCCGTGGGTCATCTTCTCCTCTTCGACGGGGATGGTGTCGCGGAGGTAGTCGCGGAAGTTCAGCCCGCCGTCACCCTCGTCCCGATAGTTCCAGAGCAGGTACGAGGCCTGCGGCCCCCAGCCGTTGCGAAAGACGATCTTTTTGCCCTGGATATCCTCCATGACCTCCCGCGAGACGGCGGGCGGTTCGGCCGCGGCGACGGCGTCGCTGCCCCAGCGGACGATGTCCATGAACATATAGCCGAGTCCGACACTCGTCGGGGTCTTGAAATCGACGAACTTGCGGGCCATCCGGGCCGCCGCCCACTTGATCTGGGGATTCTTGTACCGAGCCGCGGCCGCCTCGAAGAAGACCAGGTAGTGCGGCCAATTGGCTTCCCAGTGGGCGTCGCCGAAGTCGGGGATCATCCCGGCCGGACTCATCAGGTTCAGGAAATACTGGGCGTAGTAATATATCTCGGGTGTCGCGAACAGACCGTCCAGATCGTGCCGGGCTTCGGCGTAGCCAAGGAGGGAATAGAGCCAGACGCCGTGGTAGATCGTGGCGTCTTCGATCTCCCAGTGGCCCCAATTATCGTCGCCCAGAGCCCGCCGCTGCATGTCCCAGGTCTTAACATCCGGATCTCCGGGCAGGGCCCGTACGGCCCAGGCCAGGTTTTCGGCCCGCAGCATGGAGCGGTTCATCGCCCCCCATTCCTGGGTCCGGAGCATGTAGCGGATGCTCTCGGAGATGATCTTGGCGCACTTGGCGTCCTCCTCGGCCGTGAGCTGACCCATCCGGCGCAGATCTTCGTAGGCCCGGATGTAGCGCATGACGGTGAAGAAATCGGACAGGGCCGGGACGGCGTCGTCGTAGTCGTAGCGCATCTTGCGGGCCCAATCGGGAAACTCCGACCGGTAGTCGCCGTAGGTCAGCAGCACTTTCTTGGCCCGGGCCGCCTGTTCGGGCTTGCGCTCGCGTTCGAAGAGCTGGGCGTAGATCGAAGCCATCTCCAGGAGGTTGCCGGGGGACCGATATCCGAAGACGTTCTTGGGATCGAAAGACTTCCGCCAAGCGGCGATCGTCTCGTCGAAGTGGGTCCAGGCGTAGTCGGCCGAGGCCCGGGCATAAGCCAGGTATTGGGCCATGGGGACTGCGGTGAGGGCCGGCGCGGGAGCGCTGGGGGTTTGAGAAGAGACAATCCCCGTCGAAGCCAGGACAAGGACTGCGGAAAAAGCGGCGAGAGCCGGCCGGCGGATAGGGGAAGATTTCATGATGTTGGCCTCCGGGGAGTGGATGAAACGCACCGTATTATCATATTCAATTAGGGGCCTGGCCTCAAATCCAACTTCCCCCAATTCCGGTGAGGCCGGTTCGGGATTGCCGTCCCGGCAATGCTTTGATAGCCCTCGCCAGGACGGTTGCCTCAACAGTCCTCGCGAGGGCGGCTTCGGGCTCGCCTCGCCACATACAGCCGAAGGCGCTGACAGACTCCCTCCTTTGAAGGAGGGGCTGGGGAGGTGACATCAATAAAATCAAAAGTGCCAGGCGCCTTCGGAATAAAAGGATTCCTTGGCGCCTCCAGCGCTTCGCAGTCCTCGTCGGGACATCGCCCCGACCGTCCCCGCGAGGGCGGAACTGCGCATTCGAGATCGTCCGGTCTTGGAGACCGCCCACTCCATTTCGCCTTCGTTTGATGGTCGCGTGCTCAAACAGCCCTCGGCGCGTGGCTAGTGCCACGTCCCCTCTGAGAGTTATGGAAAAAGGCGCCGCCCTTGCGATTTCGCCGTTGGCCGACACTCCGAACTGCCCAACTTCCCCGGAATTGGGTGAAAAGTCTAGTCAGATAGTTTAATTGCCCTTCGGATATAATATGCAAATGAACGAATTGCCGGCCGAGATCAGGCGCCTGGGACGCGAGACGCTCTTCGCCAAAGGAACCGCCCTCTTCCAGGCCGACGAGCTTGCCTCCGTCTTTTGCTACGTCCTCTCGGGCGAAATCCGGGTCTTCAAGCTGGACGATCAAGGCCGCGAGCTCGAGGTCACCCGGCTCGGAAGCGGCGAATTCGTCGGCGAGGCCTTCGCCCTGGTCCATGGCCGCTATCC
Coding sequences within it:
- a CDS encoding prolyl-tRNA synthetase associated domain-containing protein; the protein is MSSDREQQVLAALAALGLAYAKRDHPPAATVEEAVGYWQGIPGAHCKNLFLRNKKGNHHYLVIAEHRRPIDLKALAKILPDDRLSFASDERLARHLGVTPGAVSPFGLINDEARAVVVIVDEGLREAAFVSFHPNVNTSTVTISWAAFQAFLAWRGNPVRTVRF
- a CDS encoding type IV pilus twitching motility protein PilT, whose product is MIIIDLLKKLVEMKGSDLHLLAGLPPAVRVYGELVALADYERFTPDGLQGLLYSILTDEQRETFEHDKDTRYELDFAYGVSGLGRFRVNIHKQRGTTAATFRALAAQIPLLADLGLPDSVRAFTTAKRGLVLVTGPTGSGKSTTLAALIDSINTNRTDHIVTIEDPIEYLHKSKKAYVTQREVGPAGDTLSFKNALRAALRQDPDVILIGEMRDFETIGIAITSAETGHLVFGTLHTSSAAQTIDRIVDVFPSEQQPQVRVQLASNLLGVISQVLLPRVDEPGRCMACEVMMCNFAIRNNIRMGKTEAMIQTLQTGLADGMQTMDQSLLKLCKEGKIDYEIAKPFIYDKSTHETLKMFSRRPAPRPAEPGAAPRPSPGQPPWERKS